One Campylobacter pinnipediorum subsp. caledonicus genomic window carries:
- the hcp gene encoding hydroxylamine reductase: MSEELKMFCHQCEMSAIDGCGSHGQSKGTCGKTDTLARLQDTMVFGLKGLSAYRHHANELGADTSYVDKVMADTLYFTLTNSNFNFDEHIAQLLQVGSAGVNVMDILSEAHTNAFGVPSPVRVTQNKVEGKAILVSGHNLNALKLLLEATKDKGINIYTHSEMLPAHGYPELRKYPHLKGNVGKAWFDQTKLFNEFKGAILMTTNCIVPLRSSCEYSDRLFGYQIVGTDGVRHIQNDDFAPLIQCAIDCGDVSLDSDDVLVTGGHYKSILGLAPQILDAINSGKIRRFFVIAGCDAPGKGREYYRELALSLPKDCVILTSSCGKFRFNDIDFGMVPDTQIPRYIDLGQCNDSNGAVKIALALSEATGIAVNDLPVSIVLMWMEQKAVIILLALFSLGIKNINVGPTLPKFFNEEIVNFLVEKFNVRLISGDAKADLEYYLSK; encoded by the coding sequence ATGAGTGAAGAATTAAAAATGTTTTGCCATCAATGCGAAATGAGTGCTATTGATGGATGTGGCTCTCACGGTCAAAGTAAGGGAACTTGTGGCAAAACTGATACATTGGCTCGTTTGCAAGATACTATGGTTTTTGGGTTAAAAGGACTTAGCGCATATCGCCACCATGCAAATGAACTTGGTGCTGATACAAGCTATGTTGATAAGGTTATGGCTGATACTCTTTATTTTACACTTACAAACTCAAATTTTAATTTTGATGAGCATATAGCACAATTATTGCAAGTTGGCTCTGCTGGTGTAAATGTCATGGATATATTAAGCGAGGCACATACAAATGCCTTTGGTGTCCCATCTCCAGTAAGGGTTACTCAAAACAAGGTAGAAGGCAAGGCTATACTTGTTAGTGGACACAATTTAAATGCTTTAAAATTACTACTTGAAGCAACTAAGGATAAAGGTATAAATATATATACCCACTCTGAAATGCTTCCAGCCCACGGCTACCCTGAGCTTAGAAAATACCCTCATTTAAAGGGAAATGTAGGTAAGGCATGGTTTGATCAGACTAAACTTTTTAATGAATTTAAGGGCGCTATACTTATGACAACAAACTGCATAGTTCCTTTACGCTCAAGCTGTGAGTACTCCGATAGACTTTTTGGTTATCAAATAGTCGGCACAGATGGAGTTAGGCATATACAAAACGATGATTTTGCACCTTTGATACAGTGTGCTATTGATTGTGGAGATGTTAGTTTAGATAGTGATGATGTTTTGGTTACAGGCGGTCATTATAAGAGCATATTGGGTCTTGCACCTCAAATTCTTGATGCGATAAACTCTGGTAAAATTCGTAGATTTTTTGTTATAGCTGGATGCGATGCGCCTGGAAAAGGTAGAGAGTATTATAGAGAACTTGCACTATCTTTACCTAAGGATTGTGTGATACTTACATCTAGTTGTGGCAAGTTTAGGTTTAATGATATTGATTTTGGAATGGTGCCAGATACACAAATACCAAGATACATAGACCTAGGTCAGTGCAATGATAGCAATGGCGCTGTAAAAATAGCTCTTGCTTTAAGCGAGGCAACCGGTATAGCGGTAAATGACCTACCTGTTTCAATAGTGCTTATGTGGATGGAACAAAAAGCTGTTATTATACTTCTTGCTTTATTTAGCTTGGGTATCAAAAATATAAATGTAGGTCCTACATTGCCTAAATTTTTTAATGAAGAGATAGTAAATTTCTTGGTAGAAAAATTTAATGTTAGACTTATAAGTGGCGATGCAAAAGCTGATTTAGAGTATTATTTGAGCAAATAA
- the dsbD gene encoding protein-disulfide reductase DsbD, whose product MIKKIILLISFLCSFGFSEVLNLDKAFKINNHITNDNVEIRFQLGKDIYVYKKTFNIKIDETSILDILNMPKAVEKKDYKVFDKDFSIFIPIKLIQKYLAENKNTLNLEYQGCAENGICYQPQFKKYHISENFGKIALKELKKGKEKEIILSEEQDIASKLSSNNIFLSLATFFGFGLLLSLTPCVFPMIPILSSIIVSKSETSKNSFLISAVYVFAMSLAYAMAGVLASIVGVGVQGLLQNSWVLGGFSLIFVALSFSMFGFYDIKLPSKLENLINKKTSNKKGMLGVFIMGFASALIVSPCIAAPLAGALLYISQTGNLFYGGLMLFVMGIGMGVPLLIIGLSSGKILPKPGIWMDTIKYTFGFLMLIMAVWLLSRIFGSFFELLGYGIIGVIWAVYIGAFESAENGIEKFKKSSAILIFIYSLMLIFGSFIGSKDPLSPLEGLHISSNIQSDNHTKFEKVKTLNDLNKIIQTSDKPILVDFWASWCVSCLELDNKTFKHKDVMQKLKEFKLVKIDVSENKDENTKLLQNFGLINPPALLLFKDKQEISHKRTIGYISSEKFLEKIRDI is encoded by the coding sequence ATGATAAAAAAAATTATACTGTTAATTAGTTTTTTATGCTCTTTTGGCTTTTCTGAAGTCTTAAATTTAGATAAAGCTTTTAAAATAAACAATCACATAACAAACGATAATGTGGAGATACGATTCCAATTAGGAAAAGACATATACGTCTATAAAAAAACTTTTAACATAAAAATAGATGAAACGAGCATACTAGATATACTAAATATGCCAAAAGCGGTGGAGAAAAAAGATTATAAGGTTTTTGATAAAGATTTTAGTATATTTATACCTATCAAACTTATTCAAAAATATCTAGCAGAAAACAAAAATACCCTAAATTTAGAGTATCAAGGTTGTGCAGAAAATGGAATTTGTTATCAACCACAATTTAAAAAATACCATATAAGTGAAAATTTTGGAAAAATTGCACTTAAAGAGCTAAAAAAAGGTAAAGAAAAAGAGATAATTTTATCAGAAGAGCAAGACATAGCAAGTAAATTATCATCAAATAATATATTTTTATCACTAGCTACATTTTTTGGATTTGGTCTATTGCTATCTCTTACACCTTGTGTTTTCCCTATGATACCAATACTTTCAAGCATTATAGTATCAAAAAGCGAAACTTCAAAAAATAGCTTTTTAATATCGGCTGTATATGTTTTTGCTATGAGTTTAGCCTATGCTATGGCTGGGGTTTTAGCGAGTATTGTAGGTGTAGGTGTTCAAGGATTGTTACAAAATTCATGGGTACTTGGTGGTTTTAGCCTTATTTTTGTAGCTTTATCATTTAGTATGTTTGGATTTTATGACATCAAACTACCATCAAAACTTGAAAATCTTATAAACAAAAAAACAAGCAATAAAAAGGGTATGCTTGGTGTTTTTATCATGGGTTTTGCATCAGCATTGATAGTTTCGCCGTGTATTGCTGCACCTTTAGCTGGAGCACTTCTTTATATATCACAAACCGGAAATTTATTTTATGGTGGGCTTATGCTTTTTGTGATGGGTATAGGAATGGGTGTGCCTTTGCTTATCATAGGGCTTAGTAGCGGAAAAATTTTACCAAAACCAGGAATTTGGATGGATACCATAAAATATACTTTTGGTTTTTTAATGCTTATAATGGCAGTATGGCTTTTATCAAGGATATTTGGCAGCTTTTTTGAGCTTTTAGGATATGGTATTATAGGTGTTATATGGGCTGTTTATATTGGTGCTTTTGAAAGTGCAGAAAATGGCATAGAGAAGTTTAAAAAATCATCCGCCATACTTATATTTATATACTCTTTAATGCTTATTTTTGGAAGCTTTATAGGTTCAAAAGATCCACTTTCGCCATTAGAAGGGCTACATATAAGCTCAAATATACAAAGTGATAATCATACAAAATTTGAAAAAGTAAAAACTCTAAATGATTTAAATAAAATAATACAAACATCGGACAAACCTATTTTAGTTGATTTTTGGGCTAGTTGGTGTGTTAGTTGTTTGGAGCTTGATAATAAAACCTTTAAACATAAAGATGTAATGCAAAAATTAAAAGAGTTTAAACTTGTAAAAATTGATGTAAGCGAAAACAAAGATGAAAATACAAAGTTACTTCAAAACTTTGGTCTTATAAATCCACCTGCTTTATTGTTGTTTAAAGACAAACAAGAAATTTCACACAAAAGAACAATAGGATATATATCGTCGGAAAAATTTTTAGAAAAGATAAGAGATATATAA
- a CDS encoding FTR1 family iron permease has protein sequence MKKLITFLFLVFAPIILTAKSDDFAKTTQDIKDALNIVIKEYEAGNIDEAKTDVQNAYFGLFEDIEGAIRINLSAKKAYLMEKQFGDIRKAIKKGETVAQIQSRVDKLNKELDEVLPIILDGHKLVGEYSDTPSDKANVAELDLQNFAPEWKFVFENIKNSLELAKQNYQDDKKEEAKKAVEDAKFVYYRNTKLEEAIRKYADKGQSLDGDIQRKMNEAIVGTKNLITKDDFNTKIDDIINITYNAISKLPAEATKIADVKLPDDFSDENSGADFTNVVTSINTKMQQALGRYLKGEVEAAMSDAQDIYFDDFEASGMENKIGAINVNLKTTIEASFGSIVSLMKSRATKESLHEVLTKLDSQLKEALELISTQSSPWTLFVWSLTIILREGFEALIIVAAVVSYLLKTGNATKMNKIVYSSIITAVILSFVMAYAMNLIFAQTAGQKRELFEGIIMLVAVGFLFYVGFWLLSNAGAKKWAAYIQSNITQSLTSNSVMALWWTVFLAVFREGAETVLFYQALIFDAKDSAPDLMMIGSGFVVGLIILLVVYFVFKIFAVKIPIKPFFIFTSAIIFYMSIVFVGKGIMELVEGKIFVPTIIDGLHFPPFFNSWLGFYAYYETLIPQIIMILSLVFGIFIMKKKQIQ, from the coding sequence ATGAAAAAACTTATTACATTTTTATTTTTAGTATTTGCTCCTATTATTTTAACTGCTAAAAGTGATGATTTTGCAAAAACTACCCAAGATATAAAAGATGCTTTAAATATTGTTATAAAAGAGTACGAAGCTGGTAATATCGATGAAGCTAAAACAGATGTTCAAAATGCTTATTTTGGTCTTTTTGAAGATATAGAAGGCGCTATCAGGATAAATCTTTCTGCCAAGAAAGCTTATCTTATGGAAAAGCAATTTGGAGATATAAGAAAAGCTATAAAAAAAGGCGAAACTGTTGCTCAAATCCAAAGTAGAGTTGATAAACTAAACAAAGAACTTGATGAGGTTTTACCTATAATTTTAGATGGACACAAGCTAGTTGGTGAGTACTCTGATACGCCTAGCGATAAAGCTAATGTTGCTGAGCTTGATTTGCAAAATTTTGCTCCTGAGTGGAAATTTGTTTTTGAAAACATTAAAAATAGCTTGGAGTTAGCAAAGCAAAATTATCAAGATGACAAAAAAGAAGAGGCCAAAAAAGCTGTTGAAGATGCTAAATTTGTCTATTATAGAAATACAAAACTAGAAGAAGCTATCAGAAAATATGCTGATAAAGGACAAAGTTTAGATGGCGATATTCAAAGAAAGATGAATGAAGCCATAGTTGGAACAAAAAATTTAATTACAAAAGATGATTTTAATACAAAAATAGATGACATTATAAATATAACCTATAATGCAATATCAAAACTACCTGCTGAAGCTACAAAAATAGCTGATGTTAAACTCCCAGATGATTTTAGTGATGAAAATAGTGGAGCTGATTTTACAAATGTTGTAACAAGCATTAATACAAAAATGCAACAAGCACTTGGTAGATACTTAAAAGGTGAAGTTGAAGCTGCAATGAGTGATGCTCAGGATATATATTTTGATGATTTTGAAGCAAGCGGCATGGAAAATAAAATTGGCGCTATAAATGTAAATCTTAAAACTACAATAGAAGCTAGTTTTGGATCCATTGTTTCTTTGATGAAATCAAGAGCAACTAAAGAATCTCTCCATGAAGTTTTAACCAAGCTTGATTCTCAGCTAAAAGAGGCTTTGGAATTAATCAGCACTCAAAGTTCGCCTTGGACATTATTTGTTTGGTCTTTGACTATTATACTTAGAGAGGGATTTGAAGCACTTATTATAGTTGCCGCCGTTGTTAGTTATCTACTAAAAACCGGTAATGCAACAAAAATGAATAAAATAGTTTATAGCTCGATAATAACAGCTGTTATTTTAAGCTTTGTTATGGCGTATGCTATGAACTTGATATTTGCTCAAACAGCTGGACAAAAAAGAGAGCTTTTTGAGGGCATAATCATGCTTGTAGCTGTCGGATTTTTGTTTTATGTTGGATTTTGGTTGCTTTCAAATGCTGGAGCTAAAAAATGGGCTGCTTATATACAAAGCAATATCACACAATCTTTAACTTCTAACTCTGTTATGGCGCTTTGGTGGACTGTATTTTTGGCTGTATTTAGAGAGGGCGCAGAAACAGTATTGTTTTATCAAGCTTTGATATTTGATGCTAAAGATAGTGCGCCAGATCTTATGATGATTGGTAGTGGATTTGTTGTAGGTCTTATTATATTATTGGTTGTATATTTTGTATTTAAAATATTTGCTGTAAAAATTCCTATCAAACCTTTCTTTATATTTACGTCAGCAATTATTTTTTATATGTCTATAGTTTTTGTAGGTAAAGGTATAATGGAGCTTGTAGAAGGAAAGATTTTTGTTCCTACAATAATAGATGGATTGCATTTTCCACCATTCTTTAACTCATGGCTTGGATTTTATGCTTATTATGAGACTTTGATTCCACAGATTATTATGATTTTATCATTGGTATTTGGAATTTTTATTATGAAGAAAAAACAAATACAATAA
- a CDS encoding iron transporter: MNKFLNSALAVSLFGTLSMAGEFPIGEPVEINGMQIAAVYLQPVDMEPKGMDLAPSQADIHLEADIHAIKGNKNGFGEGEWMPYLKIAYELKNLDNGKMKKGTFMPMVASDGPHYGANLKMDAGIGNYELKFHIDNPEKQGFGRHADKETGVGKWFEAFDVTYNFKWTGGPVK, encoded by the coding sequence ATGAACAAGTTTTTAAATTCTGCATTAGCAGTAAGTCTTTTTGGCACTTTGAGTATGGCTGGTGAGTTTCCTATAGGTGAGCCTGTAGAAATCAATGGAATGCAGATAGCTGCTGTTTATCTACAACCAGTTGATATGGAACCAAAAGGTATGGATTTGGCTCCTAGTCAAGCCGATATACACCTAGAAGCTGATATACACGCTATCAAAGGAAATAAAAATGGTTTTGGTGAAGGCGAGTGGATGCCATATCTAAAAATTGCTTATGAACTAAAAAATCTTGATAATGGCAAAATGAAAAAAGGAACTTTCATGCCTATGGTTGCCTCTGATGGTCCTCACTATGGCGCAAACTTAAAAATGGATGCTGGTATAGGTAATTATGAGTTAAAATTTCATATTGATAACCCAGAAAAACAAGGTTTTGGAAGACATGCTGATAAAGAAACAGGTGTTGGTAAATGGTTTGAAGCTTTTGATGTAACTTATAACTTCAAATGGACAGGCGGTCCTGTAAAATAA
- a CDS encoding Fe-S-containing protein: MSIYFFHVISSFFGLVFFAALSNKTKSIKIIFLPSFIGALLGILIFKFARYFLIDSSVKIFFDYLAILFLIISCFCIFFEFKPVKIFTFGVLSLCFGFSYSLNSSLFPLFDSQLLDTMSIISFFLMLLGMLFSIFIFFLISNLKDKICSHIVKTTSFSVVIVLLLEKVSQALLESMRAGIVATHSWLLSLVAKGIYFNSFAIYYYIALSVVIALFALRSAPKLQSKDDIGSKEYRFLKAQRNFIFSNFKYSFYIIFISLCFVLYYDLYASRPPQISDPTYVEPKNDKFVFDVEELSDNKLHRYAYITDEGKEVRFFLLNRFADRASPVIVFDACMICGDMGYIKQDNDLICISCNVRIFLPSVGKQGGCNPIPMEFEFDGKHVTVDRQTIVNGAGYFSKVVEKMVLDPVSKKEVSNLTSKSYLYYGHTYFFENEKTQATFEANPEKFVDTNGTLK, translated from the coding sequence ATGTCAATTTATTTCTTTCATGTTATATCTTCGTTTTTTGGTTTAGTCTTTTTTGCTGCCTTAAGTAACAAAACAAAATCTATTAAAATCATATTTCTACCATCTTTTATAGGTGCTTTGCTTGGTATATTGATTTTTAAATTTGCTAGATATTTTTTAATTGATAGTTCTGTTAAAATATTTTTTGATTATCTTGCTATTTTATTTTTAATAATATCTTGTTTTTGTATTTTTTTTGAATTTAAGCCAGTAAAAATTTTTACATTTGGTGTATTATCCTTATGCTTTGGTTTTTCTTATAGTTTAAATAGTTCTCTTTTTCCACTATTTGACTCTCAGTTGCTTGATACAATGTCTATAATAAGCTTTTTCTTAATGCTTCTTGGTATGCTATTTTCTATCTTTATCTTTTTCTTAATCTCAAATTTAAAAGATAAAATTTGTAGTCATATCGTTAAAACAACATCATTTTCGGTTGTCATTGTCTTGTTGCTAGAAAAGGTTTCTCAAGCATTATTAGAATCAATGCGAGCAGGTATAGTTGCTACTCACTCTTGGCTTTTGTCGTTAGTTGCAAAAGGTATTTATTTTAATAGTTTTGCTATTTATTATTATATTGCTTTGTCTGTTGTTATCGCGCTTTTTGCTTTGAGATCGGCTCCAAAACTACAGAGCAAAGATGATATCGGTTCAAAAGAGTATCGCTTTTTAAAAGCACAAAGAAATTTTATATTTTCAAATTTCAAATATTCATTTTATATTATATTTATATCTTTATGTTTTGTGTTGTATTATGATTTGTATGCTTCAAGACCACCACAGATATCAGACCCTACATACGTAGAGCCAAAAAATGATAAGTTTGTTTTTGATGTTGAAGAATTAAGCGATAATAAGCTACACAGATATGCTTATATAACAGATGAGGGTAAAGAAGTTAGATTTTTCTTGCTTAATCGTTTTGCTGATAGAGCTTCACCTGTTATAGTGTTTGACGCTTGTATGATTTGTGGGGATATGGGATATATAAAACAAGATAACGATCTTATATGTATATCGTGTAATGTAAGGATATTTTTACCTTCAGTTGGTAAACAAGGTGGTTGTAATCCAATACCTATGGAATTTGAGTTTGATGGTAAGCATGTTACTGTTGATAGACAAACCATCGTTAATGGTGCTGGCTATTTTAGCAAAGTGGTTGAAAAAATGGTTCTTGATCCGGTTTCAAAAAAAGAAGTCAGCAATCTAACATCAAAATCATATTTGTATTATGGACATACATACTTTTTTGAAAACGAAAAAACTCAAGCCACTTTTGAAGCAAATCCTGAAAAATTTGTAGATACAAACGGGACATTAAAATGA